The following coding sequences lie in one Arachis stenosperma cultivar V10309 chromosome 5, arast.V10309.gnm1.PFL2, whole genome shotgun sequence genomic window:
- the LOC130979554 gene encoding uncharacterized protein LOC130979554, with protein sequence MAEEEAKVKNEALQIISSFENLPRLVVFDLDYTLWPFYCECYYEDDMPYLFPQARGILYALKEKGIDMAIASRSPTAKIAKTFLNRLGIHSMFVAQEIFSSWTHKTDHFQRIHRKTGIPYNSMLFFDDEDRNIVGVSKMGVTSILVDNGVNLTALRKGLSEFSQNSGSSSSS encoded by the exons ATGGCGGAAGAGGAGGCCAAGGTGAAGAACGAAGCTTTGCAAATAATTTCAAGTTTCGAGAACCTTCCACGGCTCGTCGTCTTCGATCTCGATTACACGCTTTGGCCCTTCTACTG TGAGTGCTACTATGAAGATGACATGCCATATCTGTTTCCACAAGCTAGAGGCATACTATATGCACTTAAGGAAAAGGGAATCGATATGGCAATTGCTTCTAGATCTCCAACTGCAAAGATAGCAAAAACATTTCTTAATAGGTTGGGCATCCACTCCATGTTTGTGGCACAG GAAATTTTTTCCAGTTGGACTCATAAAACAGACCATTTCCAGAGAATCCACAGGAAAACTGGGATTCCATACAATTCAATGCTATTCTTTGATGACGAGGATAGGAACATTGTAGGG GTGTCCAAAATGGGTGTGACAAGCATTCTGGTTGACAATGGAGTAAACCTTACAGCTTTAAGGAAAGGATTATCAGAGTTTTCTCAGAACTCAGGCTCATCAAGCAGTAGCTAG
- the LOC130979408 gene encoding uncharacterized protein At4g38062-like, with translation MNQKAFKDLDEANVEIERLVEELTGKTDSLDNLKRSHNEKVNEIREAKLKIEEMDLEILQKESEIKDFKQDLSSKESIIKDLSAENEKLRAEFDNRRRNWEDEKRQLALELEKANVKLENQELQLNVFKQEIETLEWCLEASNKKTGGQESDDVEERFKHLQGVHEQLKGEFNSTMKGWELEKARLLYEISSLQGKLESRMKISEDLQNQLHICKQALASAEEIRRKRHNEKKQEQEQEQENPRLQTSLREIQDDQVQEAGQYSLSKLRSELKILEEIHRECVSKFKARQAEWNFQLERSTRAITNYRSQLIYKIAEVEDLKMELEGSYSFSIEMMMLNEELSVTLIVLKSGIYDAKWKPFREGHEMEVVNQSGEDKLHQLMKQFEMKNGECDRTACLTRQVDSCALPLDLQNLEPSEIDRHRDMLDLLDAWDMVINESDQTLCEITEIEYELQMWKSFAERLKTDLDENFVIRKELESSLLAQVEFSETLKQERDSLASQVEQKTRSIEYLQEHFVRLKADSIEEEDSNFEDVQNKVALMAEAKELEEQSFSSQLASEEVALMAQAKELEEENPMEDKAFEKENPIEDECSSSLTRFSSQLAHEEVALMAQAKELEREIPMDEEFSSTFTSFSIPREEVALMAQGKELEQENPMEDECSSWSTSFSLHLANEQAEIKLLREACARITAAEVLAALEVEEKKLMIAELQGYIRCIEQKLELQEENCSQTEQLALENRNLQENSTILSSEKEILLAFVLGLSGKLCDECTLIKDTKLIEMLRSIVQSFENDRKGDDALLVKENMKLHHPTGIKEPEIISNI, from the coding sequence ATGAATCAAAAGGCATTCAAGGATTTGGATGAAGCAAACGTTGAAATCGAAAGACTTGTTGAAGAACTAACAGGAAAGACGGATTCACTTGATAACTTGAAGAGATCGCACAATGAAAAAGTCAACGAAATACGAGAAGCAAAGCTCAAAATCGAGGAAATGGACCTTGAGATTCTTCAGAAGGAAAGCGAAATCAAGGATTTCAAGCAAGATTTGAGCTCCAAGGAGTCTATCATCAAAGATCTAAGCGCCGAAAACGAGAAGCTCCGGGCCGAATTCGACAACCGGCGTAGAAATTGGGAAGATGAGAAGAGACAGTTGGCGTTGGAATTAGAGAAGGCTAATGTGAAGCTGGAGAATCAAGAATTGCAGCTTAATGTGTTCAAACAAGAGATTGAAACCCTAGAATGGTGTCTTGAGGCTTCAAACAAGAAAACCGGGGGCCAAGAAAGTGATGACGTGGAAGAACGATTTAAACATCTACAGGGGGTTCATGAACAACTTAAAGGAGAGTTCAATTCAACTATGAAAGGTTGGGAGTTGGAAAAAGCTAGATTGCTCTACGAAATCTCTTCCTTGCAGGGCAAGTTAGAGTCTCGGATGAAAATCTCAGAGGATCTGCAAAATCAGTTACATATATGCAAACAAGCCCTCGCTTCTGCTGAAGAAATTCGAAGAAAGCGCCATAATGAAAAGAAGCAAGAGCAAGAGCAAGAGCAAGAGAATCCGAGATTGCAAACGTCCCTTAGAGAAATTCAGGATGATCAAGTTCAAGAAGCAGGACAATATTCTCTGTCGAAGCTGCGGTCCGAGCTTAAAATTTTGGAAGAGATTCATAGAGAGTGTGTTTCAAAGTTTAAGGCTAGACAAGCTGAATGGAACTTTCAGCTAGAACGTTCGACGCGGGCCATAACAAACTACCGGTCTCAGTTGATATATAAAATTGCAGAGGTTGAAGATCTCAAGATGGAATTGGAAGGTTCTTATTCTTTTAGTATTGAGATGATGATGCTGAATGAGGAGCTATCTGTGACGCTGATAGTGTTGAAAAGTGGAATTTATGATGCTAAATGGAAGCCTTTCAGAGAGGGCCATGAAATGGAAGTAGTAAACCAGAGTGGAGAAGACAAGTTACATCAATTGATGAAGCAGTTTGAAATGAAAAATGGAGAATGTGACAGAACAGCATGTTTAACGAGGCAAGTTGATTCTTGTGCTCTCCCTTTAGATTTGCAGAACTTAGAGCCAAGTGAAATTGATAGGCACAGGGATATGCTGGATTTACTCGATGCTTGGGACATGGTAATAAACGAATCGGACCAAACATTATGCGAAATAACCGAAATAGAGTATGAGTTGCAAATGTGGAAGTCATTTGCTGAACGTTTGAAGACTGATCTTGATGAAAATTTTGTAATTCGTAAGGAGCTCGAAAGTTCGCTCCTTGCACAAGTAGAATTTAGTGAAACCCTTAAACAAGAGAGAGATAGCTTGGCTTCTCAAGTAGAACAGAAAACAAGAAGCATAGAGTATCTGCAGGAACACTTTGTCCGCTTGAAAGCAGATAGCATAGAAGAGGAGGACTCGAATTTTGAGGATGTACAAAATAAGGTTGCTTTGATGGCTGAAGCCAAAGAGCTTGAGGAACAATCTTTTTCTTCGCAGCTTGCGAGTGAAGAGGTTGCTTTGATGGCTCAAGCCAAAGAGCTCGAGGAAGAGAATCCCATGGAAGACAAAGCATTTGAGAAGGAGAATCCTATAGAAGATGAGTGCAGTAGCTCATTGACACGTTTTTCTTCGCAGCTTGCCCATGAAGAGGTTGCTTTGATGGCTCAAGCCAAAGAGCTTGAGAGAGAGATTCCTATGGATGAGGAGTTCAGTAGCACGTTTACATCTTTTTCTATTCCCAGGGAAGAGGTTGCTTTGATGGCTCAAGGCAAAGAGCTTGAGCAAGAGAATCCTATGGAAGACGAGTGCAGTAGCTGGTCGACATCTTTTTCTCTCCATCTTGCCAATGAACAAGCCGAAATTAAGCTGCTCAGAGAAGCTTGCGCAAGGATCACGGCAGCAGAGGTTCTAGCTGCGCTGGAAGTTGAAGAGAAGAAGTTGATGATAGCAGAACTCCAGGGATATATTCGTTGCATAGAACAGAAACTGGAATTGCAGGAGGAAAATTGCAGCCAAACAGAACAGCTTGCATTGGAGAATAGaaacttgcaagaaaattcTACAATTTTGTCATCAGAGAAGGAAATTTTGTTGGCATTTGTTCTTGGATTGAGTGGTAAATTGTGTGATGAGTGCACCCTTATTAAAGACACAAAACTAATAGAAATGTTGAGAAGCATAGTGCAGTCTTTTGAGAATGatagaaagggagatgatgcaCTTCTGGTAAAAGAGAACATGAAGTTGCACCATCCAACAGGGATAAAGGAACCTGAAATAATTTCTAATATCTAA
- the LOC130979410 gene encoding uncharacterized protein LOC130979410 — MDADSSTSSRSKSSSHGRFLICSRGERPVLRTSGTKENPGRRFWGCAYYEVHEGCNFFRWAEPEREVENPKIARMRRKVASLKSRTRAAKWKLMVVTVLGIFGWVGFLYLLLQNLSMSRNNCVIPLNLV; from the exons ATGGATGCCGATAGCTCAACCTCGTCTCGAAGCAAATCTTCCTCGCATGGTAGGTTCCTGATTTGTTCCCGTGGTGAGAGGCCGGTGCTCCGAACCTCAGGGACGAAAGAGAACCCTGGTCGCAGATTCTGGGGCTGTGCTTACTATGAg GTGCATGAAGGCTGCAATTTCTTTCGTTGGGCAGAGCCAGAGAGAGAGGTGGAAAACCCAAAAATTGCAAGAATGAGGAGGAAGGTTGCCTCACTGAAATCAAGAACGAGAGCGGCAAAGTGGAAGTTAATGGTCGTTACTGTGTTAGGAATTTTTGGGTGGGTTGGGTTCCTGTATTTGCTGCTGCAGAATTTATCTATGTCTAGGAACAACTGTGTAATTCCATTGAACCTTGTGTGA
- the LOC130979759 gene encoding uncharacterized protein LOC130979759, giving the protein MAVSLTRLSWWLWGGKKEKEPVSINGSSSSSTEWGFPMKEREAVMKFPLVKGTKVAPSSHRNKVKRKWQSREDRRIRDHHDDDHANDIDDDVVLVPSDGGGGCLSGSESDDSDWSIGWLEPHGSSFQSFDDESDNSFAVLVPCYRPGCKEVEGSNNELLSVINDLPNEFSSAGMNYMDRWLASIQNFRA; this is encoded by the exons ATGGCTGTCTCTTTGACACGTTTGTCATGGTGGTTATGGGGtggcaagaaagagaaagagccAGTTTCTATCAATggctcatcatcatcatccacTGAATGGGGCTTTCCAATGAAGGAAAGAGAGGCTGTGATGAAGTTCCCTTTGGTGAAGGGAACAAAGGTAGCTCCATCATCTCACAGGAACAAGGTTAAGAGGAAATGGCAGAGCAGAGAAGATAGAAGGATAAGGGATCATCATGATGATGACCATGCTAACGATATTGATGATGATGTTGTGTTGGTTCCTTCtgatggtggtggtgggtgCTTGTCTGGCTCTGAATCTGATGACTCTGATTGGTCCATTGGGTGGTTGGAGCCTCATGGATCCAGTTTTCAGAGCTTCGATGATGAATCTGATAATAGTTTTGCTGTGCTTGTTCCTTGCTATAGACCTGGATGCAAGGAGGTTGAGGGTTCCAATAATGAGCTTTTGAGTGTCATCAATGACCTCCCAAATGAGTTTTCATCTG CTGGAATGAACTACATGGATCGATGGCTGGCTTCTATTCAGAATTTTAGAGCTTAG